Part of the Arthrobacter globiformis genome is shown below.
GGCGGCTCCTGAGCATCCAGAGGGCGAGCCAGATGACTGAGGCGCCCAATAGCGCGAGGGCTGTATCGAGTGCGAGCTCCGGGACGAGGTTGCGCAGCGCGATTGGAACGGCAGCGATGGCGTAGGCGATTGTTGGGATCCGGGGTGCGTTGCCGTCCCGCAGCAGCGCCAAACAGTACAGGATTGATCCGAGCAGGAAGATCATGGAGGCTGCCACAAAGGCTGTTCCGAGCGGACCACCCCGCAACGCAGCGATCTGGGAGGGATCGAGTCGGACAAACACCAGGTTGATCACCCATTCCGCGCCGGTCGCGGCGCTGAGCCCAATGACATTCAGCGCGAGGGCGACCGAGGAAAACTTTGATGATCGGCGCAGGGCAACCCGGGCGAGGCCGACGACCAGGATGATCGCGAGTGCCTGTGCCAGGGGCGCAGCTAGCTGCGTCGCTGAGCTGACCGGAATCAGTTCGGCACGCTTGGCCGCATTGACGAACAAGACGGCGGCTGCGGCCAGGCCCGTAACTGCTGCGAGGCGGGCCGGAAACAAGGTAGGGGATTGGTTGTCCAGGGATGGGCTGGCGAGCGTGAGCATGGCGTTCATCTTTCGCGAGGGTGCAGTGGGTGTGTTTGGAATTTCAGGATGCCGGTGTGCGGTGATTTAGGCGCGGATGTCTCTAGGGGTGGGTGCTGAGACGGCAGCCGTCATTCCTTTCGTGATGGGACTGGGGCTGAAGCCTTTGGTGACCAGCCAAACGCCCAGCGAAAACTCCCAAAGCGCGATCGGGGCAGTTGCGAGCACCGACCATACGGAGAGCGTGTCGTTGATGCCGAAATAGGTTGCCGTGGTGGAAGCGAGGAGCAACGGGGCGCCGATGAGTCCCAGCAGCGGAAAAACCCGGGGCACCAGACGGGACCTGTACAAAAGGGAACCCAGAAGCAGGGCGTTCACGGCCGGCATGAGGGTTTGTCCGAGGAGGAACGTCCAGCCATACATGGCAGCTAGCGCCTGGCCCGTGGGCAAAGCGTCTGCTCCGGCTCCGGCCTGCCGCAGGGTCACGACCGATAGAAGGCAAACGACGCCGGTGACAATGGCGGCGGCTTCTAGGACACGTGCGCCGACGAAGCCGAGCGCGACCGCTTCGTTTTGCCTCTTAACGACCGGGTACAGTGCGACCGCGGTTCCGATGCAGGCAAGGGCTACGACCATTTCCAGGGCTCCGCCCCAGAGCGTGGCGGTGTCCGGGCCGGGGCCGGTGATGTAGTTTGGGTCCGTTCGCACCGGACCATAGAGGGCGAGTGTCGGGATTGAGCTAA
Proteins encoded:
- a CDS encoding DUF4386 domain-containing protein yields the protein MSDVPVGHHHDSGWYEIRLEGHLDSRWAAWFDAPSLTNASDGTTVIQSQVADQAALHGLLQKVRDIGLPLLSVTQVEPTSPTPPQNPKPHTPPASTKENHAMTSIRPEAATKRVPMDSPRKTALAAGVLYLITFSSIPTLALYGPVRTDPNYITGPGPDTATLWGGALEMVVALACIGTAVALYPVVKRQNEAVALGFVGARVLEAAAIVTGVVCLLSVVTLRQAGAGADALPTGQALAAMYGWTFLLGQTLMPAVNALLLGSLLYRSRLVPRVFPLLGLIGAPLLLASTTATYFGINDTLSVWSVLATAPIALWEFSLGVWLVTKGFSPSPITKGMTAAVSAPTPRDIRA